One region of Spiroplasma culicicola AES-1 genomic DNA includes:
- a CDS encoding ROK family protein: MAKALAIDLGATSAKCAFFDNDQVVVKFIFDTTNRENLLERIADEAFIVAKKHDIKMDELDFVGIAVCGIVDNSTGNVIFSNNLGWRDYPTKDELKRLFKTQKVIVLNDAKAATFGEWSKGLKKVPSSMALFTIGTGVGGGAIFNGELVFGDNTGLPSEPGHGGGFQDKVQCGCGLKGCIEPIASATGIERALIEKAKVSKGPLADKYAELGENLHIKDVADLFQDKDPDVLEVFSTSMEPLAKVISVLIHFFDISMIVIGGGPSNLGKPLLDLIKNQLSNYVLPDFYHRLNLVQASLSDLVGAWGVYEYGKANI; this comes from the coding sequence ATGGCTAAAGCACTAGCAATAGATTTAGGGGCAACTTCTGCTAAATGTGCATTCTTTGATAATGATCAAGTTGTAGTCAAATTTATTTTTGATACAACTAATAGAGAAAATTTATTAGAAAGAATTGCAGATGAAGCATTTATTGTTGCTAAAAAACACGATATTAAAATGGACGAATTAGATTTTGTTGGTATTGCTGTTTGTGGTATTGTTGATAATTCAACTGGAAATGTTATTTTTTCAAATAACTTAGGTTGAAGAGATTATCCTACAAAAGATGAATTAAAAAGATTATTTAAAACACAAAAAGTTATTGTTTTAAATGATGCAAAAGCAGCTACTTTTGGTGAATGAAGTAAAGGACTTAAAAAAGTTCCTTCATCAATGGCTCTATTTACAATTGGAACTGGAGTTGGAGGAGGAGCTATTTTCAACGGAGAATTAGTTTTTGGAGATAATACAGGACTTCCAAGTGAACCAGGACATGGTGGGGGATTCCAAGATAAAGTTCAATGTGGATGTGGATTAAAAGGATGTATTGAACCAATTGCATCAGCAACTGGTATCGAGAGAGCATTAATTGAAAAGGCTAAAGTTTCAAAAGGTCCACTTGCAGATAAATACGCTGAATTGGGAGAAAATTTGCATATTAAAGATGTTGCAGATTTATTTCAAGATAAAGATCCCGATGTTTTAGAAGTATTTAGTACTTCAATGGAACCATTGGCAAAAGTTATTTCAGTTTTAATTCATTTCTTTGATATTTCAATGATAGTAATTGGTGGGGGTCCTTCAAATTTAGGAAAACCATTATTAGATTTAATTAAAAACCAATTATCAAACTATGTATTACCAGACTTTTATCATAGATTAAACTTAGTTCAAGCATCACTAAGCGATTTAGTTGGAGCTTGAGGAGTTTATGAATATGGAAAAGCAAATATATAA
- a CDS encoding PTS transporter subunit EIIC, translated as MAEAQIHASKEEKKLAKKANSSSGPGAWSKFLTMLQELGKALQFPIAVLPFAAILNRFGALGLQYAEEGSIGYWISLVIQRPGDVPFANLPLLFAIGTAFGLAKDHRGEVALVGLIFYMALAALTAEGTLPQAIYGDILGTEQTHYIWLNKEGVEEILELASPKVWSQLFYVPLMGQVDGKEVVIGATYVLNIGVLGGIVSGCLSAFFYNRLKEIKLPTALSFFGGRRFVPMVALAVAIPTAILFAIVWPWIQFGLIKFGNAVADPTNPAIAIPGTATYAILNRLLLPFGLHQILNTFFWFQLPIMGDVISPITGEVIETGKIVNGDINAFTQGISNSGLFQGGFFPIMMGGLPMAAVAMIMTAHKENRKEIAGFLGGVAGVSFLSGITEPLEFSFVFIAPVLLGVHALLTGIFMAISTAMQIQIGFGFSAGFIDYAISFAQSWGLAAHHDNLALSNPLWTLVLSVAAGATYYFVFYFTIKGMNLATPGREATDGAVISSNNSAPKAAKAAKGSKSEKYDNMASTIIEAVGKDNFVSVDNCATRLRLVVKDNAIVDDKKVKASGAFGTKRLGTEGLQIVIGPDVEHVANAVKKQLNM; from the coding sequence ATGGCTGAAGCACAAATTCATGCAAGTAAAGAAGAAAAAAAACTTGCAAAAAAAGCTAACAGTTCATCAGGGCCAGGTGCTTGAAGTAAATTCTTGACAATGTTACAAGAATTAGGAAAAGCACTTCAATTCCCAATCGCAGTATTGCCATTTGCAGCTATCTTAAACAGATTTGGTGCATTAGGATTACAATATGCTGAAGAAGGAAGCATTGGATATTGAATATCTTTGGTTATTCAAAGACCTGGTGATGTGCCATTTGCTAACTTACCATTGTTATTTGCAATTGGTACAGCATTTGGATTAGCAAAAGATCATCGTGGAGAAGTTGCATTAGTAGGATTAATATTCTACATGGCTCTAGCTGCTTTAACTGCAGAGGGTACTTTACCACAAGCAATTTATGGTGACATATTAGGAACAGAACAAACACACTACATTTGATTAAACAAAGAAGGTGTTGAAGAGATACTAGAACTAGCATCACCTAAAGTATGATCACAATTATTTTATGTTCCACTTATGGGACAAGTTGATGGAAAAGAAGTTGTAATTGGAGCAACATATGTTTTAAATATCGGGGTACTTGGAGGTATTGTATCTGGATGTTTATCAGCATTTTTCTACAACCGTTTAAAAGAAATTAAATTACCAACAGCATTATCATTCTTCGGGGGAAGAAGATTTGTACCAATGGTTGCATTAGCAGTAGCTATTCCAACAGCAATCTTGTTTGCAATTGTATGACCTTGAATTCAATTTGGATTAATTAAATTTGGAAATGCAGTAGCAGATCCAACTAATCCAGCAATTGCAATTCCAGGAACTGCAACATATGCAATCTTAAACAGATTGTTATTACCATTTGGATTACACCAAATCTTAAACACATTCTTCTGATTCCAATTACCAATCATGGGGGATGTAATTAGTCCAATTACTGGAGAAGTTATAGAAACTGGAAAAATTGTAAACGGAGATATTAACGCATTTACGCAAGGTATCTCAAACTCAGGATTATTCCAAGGAGGATTCTTCCCAATTATGATGGGTGGATTACCAATGGCAGCTGTAGCAATGATTATGACTGCTCACAAAGAAAATAGAAAAGAAATTGCTGGATTCTTAGGAGGAGTTGCTGGAGTTTCATTCCTATCAGGAATTACAGAACCTCTAGAATTCTCATTCGTATTTATTGCACCAGTTCTTTTAGGAGTACATGCTCTATTAACTGGAATATTTATGGCAATTTCAACTGCAATGCAAATTCAAATCGGATTTGGATTTAGTGCAGGATTTATTGATTATGCAATTTCATTTGCACAATCATGAGGATTAGCAGCGCATCATGATAATCTTGCTTTAAGCAATCCATTATGAACATTAGTCTTATCTGTAGCAGCAGGAGCAACATACTACTTTGTATTCTACTTTACAATTAAAGGTATGAATCTTGCAACTCCAGGAAGAGAAGCAACTGATGGAGCTGTTATTTCATCAAATAACTCAGCACCAAAAGCCGCAAAAGCAGCTAAAGGTTCAAAATCAGAAAAATATGATAACATGGCATCAACAATTATTGAAGCTGTTGGAAAAGACAACTTTGTAAGTGTTGATAACTGTGCTACAAGACTACGTTTAGTTGTTAAAGACAATGCAATTGTAGATGACAAAAAAGTCAAAGCATCTGGAGCATTTGGTACAAAACGTTTAGGAACTGAAGGACTTCAAATTGTAATTGGACCTGATGTTGAACACGTTGCAAATGCAGTTAAAAAACAATTAAATATGTAG
- a CDS encoding PTS sugar transporter subunit IIB has translation MKKVLLACAGGMSTSILVGKMRDIAFEDEIDVTIDATSVANAKTMANDWDIVLLGPQVSFELDGVKEVTSTPVFVINADDYGKANGQKVLDFALSNCK, from the coding sequence ATGAAAAAAGTTTTATTAGCATGTGCTGGAGGAATGAGCACATCAATCTTAGTTGGAAAAATGAGAGATATAGCATTTGAAGATGAAATCGATGTAACAATTGATGCAACTTCAGTTGCTAATGCAAAAACAATGGCTAACGACTGAGATATTGTTTTATTAGGACCACAAGTTTCATTTGAACTTGATGGAGTTAAAGAGGTTACTTCAACACCAGTATTTGTAATTAATGCAGATGATTATGGAAAAGCAAATGGACAAAAAGTTTTAGATTTTGCTTTAAGTAACTGTAAATAG
- a CDS encoding DUF871 domain-containing protein, producing the protein MKRQLGISVYPEQSTFEQDKAYLDLAKSLGYTVVFTSALHFVGSENDKQKAQQVLEVIKYAKSIGFYTILDVEYASMKLIGISVDDLSKCGEYGIDCLRLDSPSLPAEIATITHNKAKVDIQLNMSNNDSLIDNVFDFQPIRERLSGCHNFYPLEYTALPFDYFIQANQRYLKHRIPTAAFVGSHIGEMTTAIGWKELPTLEEQRNLGISQQAKILFYTNEIDTVLIGNAYASKEELIELSQVDRYEITFDLECYQDIKDIEKDILNYEHFRRGDITEYFIRSTFSRVKFKNDSVEPNNIKDTYNYGDVVIVNNNDPKYKGEVHIILKEEFKDKNNKYNYIGSVKSEEKRLIDFIKPWSHFRFNLV; encoded by the coding sequence ATGAAAAGACAATTAGGAATATCTGTTTATCCAGAACAATCAACTTTTGAACAAGATAAAGCATATCTAGATCTTGCAAAGTCACTTGGTTATACTGTTGTATTTACAAGTGCTTTACACTTTGTTGGTAGTGAAAATGATAAACAAAAAGCTCAACAAGTATTAGAAGTTATTAAATATGCAAAATCAATTGGATTTTATACAATTTTAGATGTTGAATATGCTTCAATGAAATTAATTGGAATTAGTGTTGATGATTTATCAAAATGTGGCGAATATGGCATTGATTGCTTAAGATTGGATTCACCAAGCTTGCCTGCAGAAATAGCAACAATTACTCATAATAAAGCAAAAGTTGATATTCAATTGAATATGTCAAATAATGATAGTTTAATTGATAATGTATTTGATTTTCAACCAATTAGAGAGAGACTAAGCGGATGTCATAACTTTTATCCTTTAGAGTATACGGCTTTACCATTTGATTACTTTATTCAAGCAAATCAAAGATACTTAAAACACAGAATTCCTACAGCAGCATTTGTTGGTAGTCACATTGGAGAAATGACTACAGCAATTGGGTGAAAAGAATTGCCAACACTTGAAGAACAAAGAAACTTAGGAATTAGTCAACAAGCAAAAATTTTGTTTTATACTAATGAAATTGATACAGTGCTAATTGGAAATGCATATGCTTCAAAAGAAGAATTAATTGAATTGAGTCAAGTTGATCGCTATGAAATTACTTTTGATTTAGAATGTTATCAAGATATTAAAGATATTGAAAAGGATATCTTAAATTATGAGCATTTTAGACGTGGAGATATCACAGAATACTTTATTAGATCAACATTTAGTCGTGTTAAATTTAAAAATGACTCAGTCGAACCGAATAATATTAAAGATACTTATAATTATGGTGATGTTGTTATTGTTAATAATAATGATCCAAAATATAAAGGTGAAGTTCACATAATTTTAAAAGAAGAATTTAAAGATAAAAATAATAAATATAATTATATAGGATCAGTAAAAAGCGAAGAAAAACGTTTAATTGACTTTATCAAACCTTGAAGTCATTTCAGATTTAATCTAGTATAG
- a CDS encoding ABC transporter ATP-binding protein, with translation MQKTKKFQSEKAFSKKKFLASMKMIGLGIKKHPIHFVMLFIINTIDSVLFSSTVIIVNGLTKAINNTVDHTSSFFGFFLTWEQWIYVALVIYLLFICSEYATNFLSQLFSKKVEILLRQKALQHLVEIDISYYSKTQIGLIMSRVINDTQGVGDAFNEFFLNIVYMISSLITTLIIVYQIDVPMAAIVTGWMVFMIIIIWVIFIYYRRALITAVDERQAIDADITDRLINVRLIKSTGSENRESQRNIELHKKYDVKQKKVVNLQAILVVFNNTMAWMLPSIMIIISIFMYEGKMSSGDLAALITSFTSACFNLLTNLMVLTITMRGLTKMANCVMRLNYIYEVESIIDFDSDPKTIKSIDSVEFKNVSFTYPESPKNQILPEINIVFEKGKSYAFVGETGVGKSTIAKMLLRFYDVTTGQLLINNIDIKKLDLPNYLSHVGYVEQEPQILYGTVLENIKYSLSNVTDEQVIDACKKAKLHNYIMGLPDKYETILGERGFMFSGGQKQRLVIARLFLKDPQLLILDEATSALDNIVEKEIQKELDELMKNRTTIVIAHRLSTIKNVDQIVVLERNIGIGQMGTFKELKDKPGRFQKLYTYGLLN, from the coding sequence ATGCAAAAAACAAAGAAATTTCAATCAGAAAAAGCGTTTAGCAAAAAGAAATTTTTAGCTTCAATGAAAATGATTGGATTGGGAATTAAAAAACACCCAATCCATTTTGTGATGCTTTTTATTATCAATACAATTGATTCAGTTCTTTTTTCTTCAACAGTCATAATAGTAAATGGTCTTACAAAAGCAATTAATAATACAGTTGATCACACAAGTAGTTTTTTTGGTTTTTTCTTAACATGAGAACAATGAATTTATGTTGCATTAGTAATTTACTTGCTTTTTATTTGTTCAGAATATGCAACTAACTTTTTGTCACAATTATTTTCCAAAAAGGTTGAAATTCTTTTAAGACAAAAAGCATTGCAACATTTAGTCGAAATTGATATTAGTTATTATTCAAAAACTCAAATTGGATTAATTATGTCAAGAGTTATTAATGATACTCAGGGAGTTGGAGATGCTTTTAACGAATTTTTCTTAAATATTGTTTATATGATTTCAAGTTTAATTACAACTTTAATTATTGTCTATCAAATAGATGTACCAATGGCTGCTATTGTCACTGGATGAATGGTGTTTATGATAATTATTATTTGAGTTATTTTTATTTATTATCGTCGAGCTTTAATTACTGCAGTTGATGAAAGACAAGCAATTGATGCAGATATTACAGATCGTCTAATAAATGTACGTTTAATTAAATCTACTGGATCAGAAAATAGAGAATCACAAAGAAATATTGAACTACATAAAAAATATGATGTAAAACAAAAAAAGGTTGTTAATTTACAAGCAATTCTTGTTGTTTTTAATAATACAATGGCATGAATGTTGCCTTCAATTATGATTATTATCAGTATTTTTATGTATGAAGGGAAAATGTCATCTGGAGATTTAGCCGCATTAATTACTTCATTTACTTCAGCATGTTTTAATTTATTAACAAACTTAATGGTTTTAACAATTACTATGAGAGGGCTTACAAAAATGGCCAACTGTGTAATGAGGTTAAACTATATTTATGAAGTTGAATCAATTATTGATTTTGATAGTGATCCAAAAACAATTAAATCAATTGATAGTGTTGAATTTAAAAATGTTAGTTTTACTTATCCTGAGTCTCCAAAAAATCAAATTCTTCCCGAAATTAATATTGTGTTTGAAAAGGGAAAAAGTTATGCCTTTGTTGGCGAAACTGGTGTTGGAAAATCTACAATTGCAAAAATGCTATTAAGATTTTATGATGTCACAACAGGACAATTATTGATAAATAATATTGATATTAAAAAACTTGATTTACCAAATTATTTGTCACATGTAGGTTATGTTGAGCAAGAACCCCAAATTTTATATGGAACTGTTTTAGAAAACATTAAATATAGTCTAAGTAATGTCACTGATGAGCAAGTGATTGATGCATGTAAGAAGGCTAAATTACATAATTATATTATGGGTTTACCTGATAAATATGAAACAATTCTTGGTGAACGTGGTTTTATGTTTTCTGGAGGACAAAAACAAAGATTGGTAATTGCTCGATTATTTTTAAAAGACCCACAATTATTAATTTTAGATGAAGCCACAAGTGCTTTAGATAATATTGTTGAAAAAGAAATTCAAAAAGAATTAGATGAACTAATGAAAAATAGAACAACAATTGTTATTGCTCATCGTTTATCAACTATTAAAAACGTTGATCAAATTGTAGTATTAGAGCGCAATATTGGAATTGGTCAAATGGGTACTTTCAAGGAATTAAAAGATAAACCAGGAAGATTTCAAAAACTATATACTTATGGGCTATTAAATTAA
- the infC gene encoding translation initiation factor IF-3, with amino-acid sequence MADNRNAKTEFVNREIRAKQILIIKEDGSKEGPLNKFEALKMAEELGLDLLQVGMQDNTTAIAKILDFGKFKYEQKRKQRENKKHQVKVENKEIRLTVGIGDHDMDTKARKAREFLEAGDRVKISLKFKGREIAYQQFGLETLNKFYTKIEDIAKVEKEAKLNTRFLDMYVVPKKG; translated from the coding sequence ATGGCAGACAATAGAAATGCAAAAACAGAATTTGTTAATCGTGAAATTAGAGCAAAACAAATTCTAATCATTAAAGAAGATGGTTCAAAAGAAGGACCACTAAATAAATTCGAAGCTTTAAAAATGGCAGAAGAGTTAGGTTTAGATTTACTACAAGTTGGAATGCAAGACAATACAACAGCAATTGCAAAAATATTGGATTTTGGTAAATTTAAATATGAACAAAAAAGAAAACAACGTGAAAACAAAAAACATCAAGTTAAAGTTGAAAACAAAGAAATCAGATTAACTGTTGGTATTGGTGATCACGATATGGATACAAAAGCTAGAAAAGCAAGAGAATTTTTAGAAGCCGGAGATAGAGTAAAAATTTCTTTAAAATTTAAAGGAAGAGAAATTGCTTACCAACAATTTGGTTTAGAAACTTTAAATAAATTTTATACAAAGATAGAAGATATTGCTAAAGTTGAAAAAGAAGCAAAATTAAATACTCGTTTCTTAGATATGTATGTAGTGCCTAAAAAAGGTTAA
- a CDS encoding PTS transporter subunit EIIC — MDKYFKYPEVNSIHLQLLQEKKQYKANRVEIKETSAILHTKKHKVRSIKPQFQKILKEKQKALKDAFEIEVTGAKYAKNDINQLYANYKLNKEQLNEEYRLKIINRINKAKDEIESVSAAKKQIKEKNRALKIKIKENNQLLKTKWEHYSTQMIEQDKILKEQLVTLKESVHASISKFKKELKDNTKTIVREFIEQNQDIKNVKFSLWKQSNFKLKPFKNEGQAKIYELTLQINQLKIQHRSKVTIQKNRIKDQKLEIRYNKTKVNEVTFKTFVDGATKVSGKISNWKFMVALRNGFFSLMPIIMVGAVFILINNIVLSAASGGLFNWIIMDLDSLEILNTFKTIGANIWNGTYAFYALLLGGAVAYHLAPFYKVNPWSAAVLALASIICMNPTFYTDISVFGNAGMFTGIIISIISTAIYGKAAQNENLKIKMPESVPEGVAKSFNVLIPYAITLTVFGLMSFGIYEIGQFVGEIQIGNETKTFASLNEFIVVLIQKPLVGVVSGFGGMVVIVIIWQLLWSMGIHASGVLSGIVEPIQLSGLIENQEALAQGLDPKFVFTNPFMNNFIHIGGTGGTIMLIFAIMVFSKRSDWRAMAKMTIIPALFCVNEPLLFGLPLVLNPVLFIPFILGPLLAGMFAYFATISGIMNYSSVIVPWTTPPVLGGILTTKDFWAGFVVLINCGILFAVYSPFVVLANSIEKKELLAKYNVNTTQNITIQNKINQN; from the coding sequence ATGGATAAATATTTTAAATACCCTGAGGTAAATTCTATTCATTTGCAATTACTTCAAGAAAAGAAACAATATAAGGCAAATAGAGTTGAAATTAAAGAAACTTCAGCAATTTTACATACTAAAAAACATAAAGTTCGCTCAATTAAACCACAATTTCAAAAGATTTTAAAAGAAAAACAAAAAGCTTTAAAAGATGCTTTTGAAATTGAAGTAACTGGAGCAAAGTATGCTAAAAATGACATTAATCAATTGTATGCAAATTATAAGTTAAATAAAGAACAATTAAATGAAGAATATCGTCTTAAGATCATAAATAGAATAAATAAAGCAAAAGATGAAATCGAATCAGTTTCAGCTGCTAAAAAACAAATTAAAGAGAAAAATAGAGCTTTAAAAATTAAGATTAAAGAAAATAATCAATTATTAAAAACAAAATGAGAACATTATAGTACTCAAATGATTGAACAAGATAAAATTTTAAAAGAGCAATTAGTTACTTTAAAAGAAAGTGTTCATGCTTCAATCTCTAAATTTAAAAAAGAATTAAAAGATAATACTAAAACTATTGTTAGAGAATTTATTGAACAAAATCAAGATATTAAAAACGTAAAATTTTCTCTATGAAAACAATCAAATTTTAAACTTAAACCTTTTAAAAATGAGGGTCAAGCAAAAATATATGAATTAACTTTACAAATTAATCAATTAAAAATTCAGCATAGAAGTAAAGTGACAATTCAAAAGAATCGAATCAAAGATCAAAAACTTGAAATTAGATATAACAAAACAAAAGTTAATGAAGTAACATTTAAAACATTTGTTGATGGTGCAACTAAAGTATCGGGAAAAATATCTAACTGAAAATTTATGGTAGCTTTAAGAAATGGATTCTTTTCATTAATGCCAATTATCATGGTTGGTGCCGTATTTATTTTGATTAACAACATTGTTCTATCTGCTGCAAGTGGAGGACTTTTCAATTGAATTATTATGGATTTAGATTCATTAGAAATCTTAAATACTTTCAAAACAATTGGAGCAAACATTTGAAATGGTACATATGCATTTTATGCATTACTATTGGGTGGAGCTGTTGCTTATCATTTAGCTCCGTTTTATAAAGTAAATCCTTGATCTGCAGCTGTGCTTGCATTAGCATCAATTATTTGTATGAATCCAACCTTTTACACAGATATTAGTGTATTTGGAAATGCTGGTATGTTTACAGGGATTATTATTTCAATTATATCAACAGCAATTTATGGGAAAGCTGCTCAAAATGAAAATTTAAAAATCAAAATGCCTGAATCTGTTCCAGAAGGTGTTGCTAAATCATTTAATGTTCTAATTCCTTATGCAATTACATTAACAGTATTTGGATTAATGTCATTTGGAATTTATGAAATAGGTCAATTTGTAGGTGAAATCCAAATTGGAAATGAAACAAAAACATTTGCTAGTTTAAATGAATTTATTGTAGTTTTAATTCAAAAACCATTAGTTGGTGTTGTTTCTGGATTTGGTGGAATGGTTGTTATTGTTATAATTTGACAATTATTATGATCAATGGGGATTCACGCTTCAGGAGTTTTATCTGGAATTGTTGAACCAATTCAATTAAGTGGATTAATTGAAAACCAAGAAGCATTAGCACAAGGTTTAGATCCAAAATTTGTTTTCACAAACCCATTTATGAATAACTTTATTCATATTGGAGGAACTGGGGGAACAATTATGTTAATTTTTGCAATCATGGTATTTTCAAAACGTAGTGATTGAAGAGCAATGGCAAAAATGACTATAATTCCAGCATTATTCTGTGTTAACGAACCATTATTATTTGGGTTACCACTTGTATTAAATCCAGTATTATTTATTCCATTTATTTTAGGGCCATTATTAGCTGGGATGTTTGCATATTTTGCAACTATTTCAGGAATAATGAATTATTCATCTGTTATTGTTCCATGAACAACACCTCCAGTGTTGGGTGGAATTCTAACTACTAAAGACTTTTGGGCTGGATTTGTTGTGTTAATTAACTGTGGTATTTTATTTGCAGTTTATTCACCATTTGTAGTACTTGCAAATTCAATTGAGAAAAAAGAATTACTTGCAAAATACAATGTTAACACAACTCAAAACATCACAATTCAAAATAAAATAAATCAAAATTAG
- a CDS encoding formate/nitrite transporter family protein has product MNEKQLKIQNEIDKLKQVDFSSLEQSHGFMADGIVGGFKSAIHKMHYTFVKQILLGILSGIIIGFGYVACLIAMLGLPEHWAGFGNVMLGIFFPGCIILITFLGGGLYTSHVVATIPMFKKTVYVSDYLKGIFGVMLGNFAGTLIFVMIFAMAGGLDMKINDIGIFEKAYDMGLHKLYRFESSKTFSAVVLSVLAALTSGILCNIMVSATLPLTSSSKHPVGALFVIIFPITFFAMSGYQHGPANTFFFWSMIVSNIFPPEMGENSILHNEPQILDVVYFFFINLIPTFIGNWIGGAIFLPGLLHLINKEYTDVFFKKARLEFLEEKMTRITTKLNNKANKSTKTSK; this is encoded by the coding sequence ATGAATGAAAAGCAATTAAAAATTCAAAATGAAATTGATAAATTAAAACAAGTTGATTTTTCATCGCTTGAACAATCACATGGATTTATGGCTGATGGGATTGTTGGGGGATTTAAATCTGCAATTCACAAAATGCATTATACATTTGTAAAACAAATCTTATTAGGAATTCTTAGTGGAATTATAATTGGATTTGGATATGTTGCATGTCTTATTGCAATGTTAGGATTACCAGAACATTGAGCTGGATTTGGAAATGTCATGTTGGGAATCTTTTTTCCAGGATGTATTATTTTAATTACCTTTTTAGGAGGAGGATTATATACTTCACATGTTGTTGCAACAATTCCTATGTTTAAAAAGACAGTCTATGTTTCAGATTACTTAAAAGGAATTTTTGGAGTAATGCTTGGAAACTTTGCTGGAACATTAATCTTTGTAATGATCTTTGCTATGGCTGGGGGATTAGATATGAAAATTAATGATATTGGTATCTTTGAAAAAGCATATGATATGGGTTTACACAAACTTTATAGATTTGAAAGTTCTAAAACATTTTCAGCAGTTGTTTTAAGTGTATTAGCAGCACTTACTTCTGGAATTTTATGTAACATTATGGTTTCTGCAACTTTACCATTAACAAGCTCAAGTAAACATCCAGTTGGGGCTTTATTTGTAATTATTTTTCCAATTACATTCTTTGCAATGAGTGGTTACCAACATGGTCCTGCAAATACATTTTTCTTTTGAAGTATGATAGTATCAAATATTTTCCCTCCAGAAATGGGTGAAAATAGTATTTTACATAATGAACCTCAAATTCTTGATGTAGTTTATTTCTTCTTTATTAATTTAATTCCAACATTTATTGGAAACTGAATTGGGGGAGCAATTTTCTTACCAGGATTATTACATTTAATTAATAAAGAATATACTGATGTATTCTTTAAAAAAGCAAGACTTGAATTTTTAGAAGAAAAAATGACAAGAATTACTACTAAATTAAATAATAAAGCTAACAAATCAACTAAAACAAGTAAATAG
- a CDS encoding lipoprotein, which yields MKKLLSILSSFSLVTSTSVLTANVIACEGKYSKEIYNIITYDAANYFGVPLYSYNSFKPDANRSPVDIGIDGCTFGTIDEDTPTCALNLDIMPNNVEQNFKYETWVQILIKYFEEASVWFENILKNHEYEWKILIIKDLQLISETEKNLPYELELEMLNILLDEIVTTDFQLNIAKLAVLKRNIKLVEVYKNYLDYMASKQEESNKERAINIAKLDLMIDWVNDGMFNPLFKFVYLGQAVSRGPSQTKIKFDERLIGYIDTGRHGVDSLAERYFQITNEQWIELLDQFSFPVGENEYHKKLEHYAISYNMRETLDLYAYDQKLIEKIREEIGGE from the coding sequence ATGAAAAAGTTGTTAAGTATTTTATCTAGTTTTTCACTTGTTACAAGTACATCTGTTTTAACAGCAAATGTAATTGCTTGTGAGGGAAAATATTCAAAAGAAATTTACAATATTATTACATATGATGCAGCTAATTATTTTGGTGTTCCTTTATATAGCTATAATTCTTTTAAACCTGATGCAAATCGCTCTCCAGTTGATATAGGAATTGATGGATGTACATTTGGAACAATAGATGAAGATACACCTACTTGTGCATTAAATCTAGATATTATGCCAAATAATGTAGAACAAAATTTTAAATATGAAACTTGAGTTCAAATTTTAATTAAATATTTTGAAGAAGCAAGTGTTTGATTTGAAAATATTTTAAAGAACCATGAATATGAATGAAAAATTCTTATAATAAAAGATTTACAATTAATAAGTGAAACTGAAAAAAACCTACCATATGAATTGGAACTTGAAATGTTAAATATTTTATTAGATGAAATTGTAACAACTGATTTCCAATTAAATATTGCAAAACTTGCTGTATTAAAAAGAAATATTAAACTTGTTGAAGTATACAAAAATTATTTAGATTATATGGCTTCAAAACAAGAAGAATCTAATAAAGAAAGAGCAATTAATATTGCAAAACTTGATTTAATGATTGATTGAGTTAATGATGGAATGTTTAATCCATTATTTAAATTTGTATATTTAGGTCAAGCTGTTTCAAGAGGACCAAGTCAAACAAAAATCAAATTTGATGAAAGATTAATTGGATATATTGATACAGGAAGACATGGTGTTGATAGTCTTGCAGAGCGATATTTTCAAATTACTAATGAACAATGAATAGAATTATTAGACCAATTTTCATTTCCAGTTGGGGAAAATGAATATCATAAAAAATTAGAACATTATGCTATTAGCTATAATATGAGAGAAACACTTGATTTATATGCTTATGATCAAAAATTAATTGAAAAAATTCGAGAAGAAATTGGTGGTGAATAA